TCTACGGTCTCTGTTTCAGCTCAGATTCGCCTGAAACGGGCATTATTACCTTTAGGGGAACAGTTGGCCTTGGCGGTTGGATCGATAACTATAAAGGCGCTTTTTCCGAGGAAACGGATCAGCAGAAAAGCGCCCTCAGCTTCTTTAAGCACTGTAAGGAGCGGTTTGGTTTTTCACATTTTGACTTGGCCGGCCATTCCAAGGGCGGTAACGACGCGCAGTATATTACCATTTTAAACGGCGAGCACATTCATCAATGTGTCACCTTCAACAGTCCCGGTTTCTCAGCTGATTTTATCGGAAAATACGATGGTCAAATCCAGGAAAACAGAGACAAAATCACTGCTTATGAAGGCGCCTATGACATCGTCAATATCCTGTTGACCAGCATTGCCGGAAAACGCCTGGTGATTGAAACCGGCTCTAAAACACCGAAAAACAATCACAAGCCTAATCATATTCTCGACGCACTTGGCAATATTGGACTCCCAGGAAAACGCCATCCTCTTTACAGCAGTATCCAAAATATGACGGTTGCCGTAACCTTTGCCGTATTCCAAGCCAAAAGAAACTTAAAACACAAAAACAAAAAAAATCCTGCATAAAACAGGATTTTTTTATTTTCTTTTTGGGCACAGATATTTTAATGAAAATAAAAAAACAGCCAGTGCTGTTAAAAGTCTCAAAAAATAAAATGGAGCGGAAGACGAGATTTGAACTCGCGACCCTCGCCTTGGCAAGGCGATGCTCTACCACTGAGCCACTTCCGCTTAACTTCGCTTGAACAATTTTCATCAGCGAACATATATTATTATAATCGCTTCCCTTTATTTTGTCAAGCACTTTTTTAATTTTTTTGATGCGTTCGTCTAAATTCAATATGGTGCGGATGAAGGGAGTCGAACCCCCACATCATTCGATACTAGATCCTAAGTCTAGCGCGTCTGCCAATTCCGCCACATCCGCATAATGCAGCGTTACTCAGACGAGCAAAGCATCTGTATGTAACGTGCTCAATTATAATAACAAATGACGCCACCCCTGTCAAGATTTTTTTAACCTTTTCCTCCCCGAATTTTTACATTCATGCATACAGATTCAGTCGTTCTCCTCTTACAAATCCCATCAATGTCACGCCGTGTCTTCTGGCAATAATTGAACACATAAAATATCTTTTTTAAATGTTATCCATATTAGATTTTTGGCAATCTACAATACTAGACCATATAATACATTATTATCCCTATCCCGTCAAGTTTTATTCTCTACACTTTTATCCCCAAAAATCTTAACAATAAAAAAATCTGGATTTTTAATTCCAGACTTTTTTTATTATACTATTTGGGCTTAATGTTGTTTTCTTTTTAATAAAATTCCAGTTCCAAATAAGATAAGCAATACGCCTGTAACAATCAATACATTAAAATAATTATCGATAAACTCAATGCCTGTATTAGGATTGAAATTTTTATTTTCTGTTGCTATAGAATTGCTTTTTTCTGTATCACTTGTATGGTTATCATTAGGCGCTGGCGGATTAAATTCTTCGTCTTTTCCACCATTATCAGTATTTCCGCCTTCTTCATCAGGTTTTGATTCATTCTCTACTGTAAAAATATAATCTGAACAACTGTCCTGTTTTACTATAACGTTTCCCAGTTCGTCAACCACCAAATTTTCTGTAACTAATTCTATTTCTTGTGTCTCAGGATTATACCTGTAATAGTCAACAACTTTTCCAGCATAATCACTGCCAATATTCAATGTAATTTCAGCCATTGCTGGTAACTTTCCATGATGATTAAAATGAATTGTTGAAGCAATTTTTTCATTGTCTTTAATTAAAGAATCTGTGTCTGGAATATAGGAAGCATCGCCTATCACAATACCAAAATCATATTTAACATTTGGCGCTACCTCTTCAAGTGTTCCTTTTTCAAATTTAAACTGATAGTTTTCTCCTTGTAAAATAATATCGCTATTTCTTTGCGCCAAATAATTCAATCTTTCAGAATCCAACACTGTGTTATCTTTAATATTTTCAATAACAACTGGATTTTCCCCTTCACCCAGTGTTTTAACACTAATTTGTTCTGAGCGATAAATCTCACCATCCATTTCAATTTGACCAACAAAATAATATGTTGTTCCAGATTTCAAATTATCAGAAACAAATCCCGTGTAATTAATATCTCCTCGATATGCTCTCGCCTCTTCACCAGTATTTGATTCAGTAATTGGTGCTTCACTATAAAATAATTTGTTTGAATAATTTGTTTCAAAATTCATTCCTATATTAATTTGACTTTCTGTTATTCTTTCAGAATAAATTTGAATATCTAAATTCTCTCCATAAGTTGTAAAACTTGTATTTTCTGAACGGTATATCTTCCCATCGATATTAACTTCTCCAACAATATAATATGTTGTTTCTGGTTTTAATCCACTAATCGGGGTTAAAATATTTTTAATACACTCACCTGGGTTGTCCTCTGAAAGTGGTGATGTACTGATATAAACATATGCATTCTCTACACTTTCCCCAGAATTTTTTAAACTTACATTAACACGAGCAGACGTTTTTTGAATTGCAAAAACTGAAATACCAATTTGATAATCTTCTTCCACTACGCCTTGGCTTTCATTGGCCATAACCGGCGCAATCAAACTAATCATTATCAACGAAATAATTAATACTGACAATAAACTTTTCTTTTTCATGCTTTCTCCCACTTCTTAATATTTTAATTTTATGTATATAAATTATACACTAATTATTAATTAACTTATTTTCTAATACTCCTTTCCTTTCTAATCAAATTTATAAATCTATATTAGCATAATCTCACTAAAAAAACAACGTTTGAGTTAAATATTAAACTATAACATTGTAGTCATTCAAGAATTAAACGGATATATTCAATCATGAAAGGAAGATTATATAGATGAAAAATATAAATTATAAAGATATTGGTAACCGTATCAAAAAACAAAGGAAAAAACTAAAAATAACTCAAGAACAAATGAGTGCTGATATTAATATTACTATTCCTTTCCTTTCAAAAATCGAAAACGGTAAGACCAATTTTTCATTAGATATCCTTGCTGAGATTGCGGATTACTTAAAAATTGATGTATCTTATATTCTCTCTGGTGCAATTTCAACCACACCCAATTATTTATTACCTCAACTTACCGAAGAATATGTAAAAATGACACCTTCCCAGAAAGAACTATTATTAGATATTGCTAAATCTATCAACAAAAACAATTTAAATTAATTTTTAACTAATATTTATATATTTAAAATTCCTATTTTTTTCTAGCGCTGTTTTCTATTTCAAATAGTTTTACTTTTCTATAAAAAGTCGGCTTGCTTAATTCTAATTCTATCATGGCTTCAACGGCTTTTATCTTTCCTGCTTTCCATCTGTCATAAACCTCTTTGAATTTTTCTTTATCCACTTGAATTGGCTTACGCCCTTTATACTTTCCTTCTGACTTAGCAATCGCAATCCCTTCTCTTTGGCGCTCCAAAGTACACTCTCTTTCAAACTGCGCCAATCCTGCAAAAATAGTCAGCATTAAACGCCCTTGAGGTGTTGACGTGTCTATCTTCTCTTTCTGGCTGATAAAATTCACATCTTTCTCTGCCAAAGTATCAATAAGATTTAAGAGGTCTTTTGTCGAGCGTGCTAATCGTGAGTAACTTTCTACAACAACGGTATCTCCCGCTCTTACAAATTCCAGCATTCTTTTTAATTCTGGACGTTGTGTATTTTTTCCGCTGAGTTTATCAATAAATACCTTCTCTACTTCCAAATCCGCCATTATCTTTTCCTGACGTGATGTATTCTGTTCTGTAGTACTTACCCTTACATATCCTACCTTCATACTTTCAACCATCCTCTAAATTAATACATTCATTATAAATCTTTTCTACTATAGTTTCAATAGAATATATTTTTATTTTGATACGTTTCTTATTTAAAAATACATGTATATGATACTATTTTAGCGTTGTTTTAATCGTATCAATAAGGTATACTCTAACAAGACGCTCAGTATCTAAAAAAGCGCCAATATGCTATAATAGACTAAAATAATAAAGATGGAGTAACAAATGTGTAGGATAAAAATAATTGACACCCATCCCGGCGGTGGCAAAACCAGCGCCATTATTCGATATATTAATGAAGAATTAGAGGATGAAAAGCATATCCTTTACGTCACCCCCTTACTTACCGAATGTAACCGTATTATAAATGCTTGTTCAAACCGAAAGTTTAAACAGCCGAGTTATGCGCACGGAAAGGGTTCTAAAAGTGAAGATTTAAAAAATCTGCTAGAAAACAAAGAAAATATCGTCTGTTCTCATGCTTTATTTCAAAATATGACAGACCAAATCGCTGAACTTATTAAAAATGGGAACTACATTTTAATCATGGACGAAGTCATGAACGCTATTGAAATGTTCGACCTCTATCCAGATAATACAACTTTAACAACATATGAAAAGAGTCAAATAGGAAAAGAAGATGTTAACACGCTTATTGAAATGCGTTATTGTTACTATAATGAAACCACTGGCCTACTTCAACGCCACCTTGATTTACCAGACAGCGCCAAACCTCAAAAATATGCTTATGAATTATCCCAATATAAAACCTTGGAATATGCGATTGACCATGAATTAGTATACTTCCCTCAAAAAAAATATCTTGTGTGGATGTTTCCCATTGAATTCTTTAGTGATAAATATTTTAGCGAGATTTTTCTTTTGACATACCAATTTAATGCGCAAATTCAGCGCTACTATTTTGATGTACATCAAATTGAATATGACTACTACACTGTAGTAAAAACAGATAATCAATATATGATTGTTCATCTTGATAGTACGGATGAAACGGATATTCTTTGGCGTCAAGAAATGCAAGAACTTATTACCATTGATGATTATCCTAAACATAATGCAATTGGAAATGCTGATTCAATGGTCTATGACGAGATTGACAATCCTAAAATACCACTTAGCAAAAACTGGTTCAACAAAAGTAATGAAGCCATGTTAAAAAAACTGGCGGATAATACACAAGGTTTTTGGCGAAAATACGGAGCAAAACAAAAAAATAAAATGTGGACAACTTTTAAGGATTATGCCGCTAAAGTGAAAAACCTACATGAAACGCCATCACGATTTGGAAGTATCCCTGATTCTAAAAAAGAGATACCTATCAAGAAAATTAACTTTGTTTCTCTGAATACACGAGCAACAAATGATTTTAGTGACCGAACGTATTTGGCCTATCTTGTTAATCGCTTTACTCATCCATATATCAAACATTTTTTTAATTCTTATGATATAGAATTTGACCAAGATGCTTATGCGCTATCAGAAATGATTCAATGGATATGGCGAAGCGCCATCCGCAACAATGAACCAATTTATATTTATATTCCTTCCTTGCGTATGCGAACACTTTTTAGGAATTGGCTCTACTGTAATAATCCTCCTGATGAAAAGTTGGCTTATGAAAGTTATAAAAAGAAAACAAGAAATATTTATATTTGCAATGAAGATGAATAAAAATGTACAATTATAATCAACAAAAGCCATGTTTTTGTACAAATTACAAAATTTATTATTAGTTTTTATTAGAAAATACTAGGTTTTTATTTTTGTGTCTTTAAAGAAATATAATATATTTTGAACATAAAAAGCAATGTAATTTAATATTTCTTTAGTTTATCTCTCACAAACACTTGATTGGAAGGATGAAACATTTGGATGTTCCCTCTCGCTTACGGAGGGATATACTTATCTATCTCTATATCAATATTAGGCCATTTTATGGCCTTTTTTGTCTTAAAAATATAACTATATCATTCATATCTCTACCTTATAGTCGATATGATAGTTTATAATTATGCGTTGATTTTAGATATACTTTTCTTATTATAACCATTTCAGATAATATTATGCTTTTGTTACTAAAAGATATTTTGTGCTCTTATCATACATAAAAACATCTCGCTACCTTTAAGTTTTAAACGTACGGACACATTATCGCCAATATTGTAATGTGGGGGGCGTTTTCAAATCTGACTTTCACTTCATTTGTCTATTGGCGCTATGCTCTTTTATTCCAGAAAACCAAAAATTTATTAATCTTTAATTTATCTATTGGTGCTATACATTTCTATTTCACTAATATCATCTATTCTATAATATTCCTTTTATGTAAGATTTACCCTTATTTCTGCCGTCAACTTTGTCAAGTATTTATTACATAAAACATCAATTTATTTCATAAAATAATCATAATAAAAAGAGAAAAACCTGATAAGTAAAAAAAAATTAAACCCGGTAGACTAATTTTCCGGGTTATTTCATATTTATATTTTTAATTTGTTTAAAAATATTATCTTAAAATTGAAAATACTATACTTTTTTACATGTTTTATCATATGTTACTTGATATGTATTAGTGTACGTACGTGCTACTGATACAATTTGATATTGGCTTTCTAATTTTTGAAATTGAGACAAAGATTGACATATTGTTCTCTGAAATTCTTTTTCTTTATTAAATCCGTAGTTCCAAGGAATACTTACTTCTTCCCCTTTTTTATCACAGAATTTTAAATTAAGATAGTATTGGTCGTCTGTATGTAGTTTCGCTTCTATCTTTGCATTTAGATTTTTTTTCAATTTTATATTTTCAAAATCTATTGCCTTTTTCGTTTCCATAAGAGTAATTAACTCTGGATATCCTAATCTTTTCAACCAAGATATATTTATTTCTTTGAAAGATGGATTATAAAAACCTTTATAAGTAGAATCAAGACAAAGTATCGTCATCTTTTCTTCTTCAGTAAAGACATCTAAACAAATATTATAACAACTCAATATCATTAGAAATGTAGAACCAGCATATTTTTGAGTATATTTTGGATTATTAAATACCATAAGATTTGGATTCAATGCGTCTTCATTTCTAATTGCCATGCTATGATTAGACATACAAAATTCACATGTCATTTCAGCATCTACAAATACTCTCGTTCTACTTTTATCAAATATTGGATTAATATATAAATTTTTAAAATCATAAAACCCACTTACTGGTATAGGGCCAGTATTCATTGTTGGCGCTTTCTCAATTCGCATTCCTGAATACAAGCCTTGCAATAACATACAAGAATAGGCACTATCCATATCATCTGTCAAAATTAAACTACAGTACTCTTCTCCTATTCTTTTATACCATTTAGGTATTTCCCTTTCCAATTCTACACTCATTACATCTTCTTCTTTATTCATTGTACCTTTTAGAATACTTTCATCTTCTAATTGTACATCATCTAAATTTTCAATTATTTTTTTAATTATCTTTTCCATTAGAACCTCTCTTTAATCTTGTTTGTATAACTTAATATGTTTATATTTTATTCTTATAAACAAAATATTACAAATATTTTGTTCGATTTATTTTTTAATAATTTCACTCTAGGTCAACAAAAAGGAACTATAAAGTCATATCCTGACGTTTTCTTTATAAATTACACTATTTTCTCATTTTATTTCCTATTTTTGAACAATTTACATTGTATTGCTTCTGAGGATTGTATAAATCCACAACATTTTTCACATCTAATTCTAACATCTTGACATAGTTTAATGTTGTTTCTATATTGCTATGTTGTAATCTCTTCATTAAGGTAAAAACATCAACTCCCGCCAGAATACTATTTTTGGCAAAAGTGTGTCTAAATAAATGAACACTTGTCTTAGTGACACCTCTTTTTAGATTATAATTTTTTATATGGTCTTGAGCCGTTTTAATGGCTAATTTTTGTCCTTTATTAGTACATAGAAGATAATCATTTGTGTTTCCCCCTCTGAACACTAAATATTCTTTAATTATGTCTCCCAATTCTTTATTAAAATACGTTTTAAATGCTTTTTTATTTTTGGTGCAATTTATATCGAAACTATTTTCCTCAAAACTAATATCTTCTATTTTGATGTTTAAAATACTCCCGATTCTCAACCCTGTGGAAATTGCGATATTTTCAATTATCCATGTTTTGTATTCCCCAAAAGTACATTGCTCTAAATTTGGTTTTTTCAATAGTTTTTCAAGTTCTGTTTCTGTATATATCTTCTTTATTTTTGTTTGATATTTAGGAACTTTACATGAGAATTCCTTTATATATTTGTTTGTAAAACAGTATTTTAAAAAGCATCGAATTGTAAGACAGTAACTGTTAACGGTGGCGTCACTGATGCCTGTATTCCTTAATGTGTTAATAAAATAATTGTAATCATCTTTTGTAATTAGATTTATTTCTATTTTTTCTTTATCGAGCATTATTCGTTCAAATCTGCCAAGATGAAACTTGTATGTCTTTAAGGTTGCTGGTGAACACCCTTCTGCCTGTTTTTCGTTAAAAAACTGATTTACAATCTCGCTGAAACTTCTTTTTGTTATTTCTTTTACCGTATTATTTGTTGGTGCATCTTTCATACATAAACCTCCTAAAATAAAAAAACATATTAGATTTTGTAAATTTCAACTAAAAATCTAATATGTTAAATACATTTAAAAAGTTTATTTAAGTTGTTTTTGGGAGAAGAATCGTAATTTCCTTGAAATCAACTCCTAAGTCTAGCGCGTCTGCCAATTCCGCCACATCC
This portion of the Eubacterium sp. 1001713B170207_170306_E7 genome encodes:
- a CDS encoding DEAD/DEAH box helicase family protein yields the protein MCRIKIIDTHPGGGKTSAIIRYINEELEDEKHILYVTPLLTECNRIINACSNRKFKQPSYAHGKGSKSEDLKNLLENKENIVCSHALFQNMTDQIAELIKNGNYILIMDEVMNAIEMFDLYPDNTTLTTYEKSQIGKEDVNTLIEMRYCYYNETTGLLQRHLDLPDSAKPQKYAYELSQYKTLEYAIDHELVYFPQKKYLVWMFPIEFFSDKYFSEIFLLTYQFNAQIQRYYFDVHQIEYDYYTVVKTDNQYMIVHLDSTDETDILWRQEMQELITIDDYPKHNAIGNADSMVYDEIDNPKIPLSKNWFNKSNEAMLKKLADNTQGFWRKYGAKQKNKMWTTFKDYAAKVKNLHETPSRFGSIPDSKKEIPIKKINFVSLNTRATNDFSDRTYLAYLVNRFTHPYIKHFFNSYDIEFDQDAYALSEMIQWIWRSAIRNNEPIYIYIPSLRMRTLFRNWLYCNNPPDEKLAYESYKKKTRNIYICNEDE
- a CDS encoding helix-turn-helix transcriptional regulator → MKNINYKDIGNRIKKQRKKLKITQEQMSADINITIPFLSKIENGKTNFSLDILAEIADYLKIDVSYILSGAISTTPNYLLPQLTEEYVKMTPSQKELLLDIAKSINKNNLN
- a CDS encoding recombinase family protein, which codes for MKVGYVRVSTTEQNTSRQEKIMADLEVEKVFIDKLSGKNTQRPELKRMLEFVRAGDTVVVESYSRLARSTKDLLNLIDTLAEKDVNFISQKEKIDTSTPQGRLMLTIFAGLAQFERECTLERQREGIAIAKSEGKYKGRKPIQVDKEKFKEVYDRWKAGKIKAVEAMIELELSKPTFYRKVKLFEIENSARKK
- a CDS encoding Mbeg1-like protein, encoding MLCHSQLNLLSQLTALPLPVNAGELPIRVSEMVAVHRRHYPKLAGDAAMTSKEWRHSLELIQEDDTLMALQILSQADEPRNGLYGLCFSSDSPETGIITFRGTVGLGGWIDNYKGAFSEETDQQKSALSFFKHCKERFGFSHFDLAGHSKGGNDAQYITILNGEHIHQCVTFNSPGFSADFIGKYDGQIQENRDKITAYEGAYDIVNILLTSIAGKRLVIETGSKTPKNNHKPNHILDALGNIGLPGKRHPLYSSIQNMTVAVTFAVFQAKRNLKHKNKKNPA
- a CDS encoding tyrosine-type recombinase/integrase — encoded protein: MKDAPTNNTVKEITKRSFSEIVNQFFNEKQAEGCSPATLKTYKFHLGRFERIMLDKEKIEINLITKDDYNYFINTLRNTGISDATVNSYCLTIRCFLKYCFTNKYIKEFSCKVPKYQTKIKKIYTETELEKLLKKPNLEQCTFGEYKTWIIENIAISTGLRIGSILNIKIEDISFEENSFDINCTKNKKAFKTYFNKELGDIIKEYLVFRGGNTNDYLLCTNKGQKLAIKTAQDHIKNYNLKRGVTKTSVHLFRHTFAKNSILAGVDVFTLMKRLQHSNIETTLNYVKMLELDVKNVVDLYNPQKQYNVNCSKIGNKMRK